From the Arvicola amphibius chromosome 2, mArvAmp1.2, whole genome shotgun sequence genome, one window contains:
- the LOC119806567 gene encoding LOW QUALITY PROTEIN: taste receptor type 2 member 117-like (The sequence of the model RefSeq protein was modified relative to this genomic sequence to represent the inferred CDS: inserted 1 base in 1 codon) — protein MGNFFQTMYGIFQNTFVIILTMEVIIGNLGNGFLVLVNCMNLVKRKKISLVNQILIALATSRICLLWLSYTSVFITVLNPDLMTARAKKVIHNLWIITNHFSTWLATCLCIFYFLKIANFSNFFFLHLKWRVKKTVSVIWLVSLVLLFLHIFLVNLNIGVWINESQRNMSFSSHYPEELSKHMLILHTIFLFVPFGVSLLSFFLLIFSLWTHDKKMQQNIQGCRDARTTAHIKALRMVIAFLLLYTIFILFFLMQLWKYELLKKELFISFCQVFFLTFPSVHSCVLILGDIKLRQXLSLCILVAGMQTQQYGDLRSLKLWISCFTF, from the exons atggggaatttttttcaaacaatgtATGGTATCTTTCAAAACACATTTGTGATAATCTTAACCATGGAAGTAATAATTGGAAATTTAGGAAATGGATTCTTAGTTCTGGTGAACTGCATGAACTTGGTCAAGAGAAAGAAGATCTCATTAGTTAATCAAATCCTCATTGCTTTGGCGACCTCCAGAATTTGTCTGCTCTGGTTATCATACACATCTGTATTTATCACGGTACTGAACCCAGATTTAATGACTGCAAGGGCAAAAAAAGTCATTCACAATCTGTGGATTATAACCAACCATTTCAGCACCTGGCTTGCTACATGCCtctgtatcttttattttctcaaaatagccaatttttcaaactttttttttcttcatttaaagtgGAGAGTTAAAAAGACAGTTTCAGTAATATGGCTGGTGTCCCTGGtccttttgtttttacatatttttctggTCAACTTGAATATTGGTGTGTGGATAAATGAATCTCAAAGAAACATGAGCTTCAGTTCTCATTACCCTGAAGAATTAAGTAAGCACATGTTAATTCTTCACACTATTTTCCTGTTTGTCCCCTTTGGTGTGTCCCTGTTATCTTTCttcctgctcatcttctccctaTGGACACATGACAAGAAGATGCAGCAGAATATCCAAGGATGCAGAGATGCCAGAACTACAGCCCACATCAAAGCCTTACGAATGGTGATTGCCTTTCTCCTGCTAtacaccatttttattttgttttttttaatgcaacTTTGGAAATATGAGTTACTAAAGAAAgaacttttcatttcattttgtcaaGTGTTTTTCCTAACTTTTCCTTCAGTACATTCATGTGTCCTGATTCTGGGAGATATAAAACTGAGGC GcctttctctctgtattctgGTGGCTGGTATGCAGACCCAACAATATGGAGACCTCAGGTCCCTAAAACTTTGGATATCATGTTTCACATTCTAG